In one window of Microtus pennsylvanicus isolate mMicPen1 chromosome 2, mMicPen1.hap1, whole genome shotgun sequence DNA:
- the Rasgrp1 gene encoding RAS guanyl-releasing protein 1, translating to MGTLGKAREAPRKPTHGSRAGPKARLEAKSVTSPLPAQPSLAQITQFRMMVSLGHLAKGASLDDLIDSCIQSFDADGNLCRSNQLLQVVLTMHRIIMSSAELLQKLMSLYKDALEKQSPGICLKICYFVRYWITEFWIMFKMDASLTSTMEEFQDLVKANGEESHCRLIDTTQINSRDWSRKLTQRIKSNTSKKRKVSLLFDHLEPEELSEHLTYLEFKSFRRISFSDYQNYLVNSCVKENPTMERSIALCNGISQWVQLMVLSRPTPQLRAEVFIKFIHVAQKLHQLQNFNTLMAVIGGLCHSSISRLKETSSHVPHEINKVLGEMTELLSSCRNYDNYRRAYGECTHFKIPILGVHLKDLISLYEAMPDYLEDGKVNVQKLLALYNHINELVQLQEVAPPLDANKDLVHLLTLSLDLYYTEDEIYELSYAREPRNHRAPPLTPSKPPVVVDWASGVSPKPDPKTISKHVQRMVDSVFKNYDLDQDGYISQEEFEKIAASFPFSFCVMDKDREGLISRDEITAYFMRASSIYSKLGLGFPHNFQETTYLKPTFCDNCAGFLWGVIKQGFRCKDCGMNCHKQCKDLVVFECKKRIKSPAVSTENISSVVPMSNLCPLGTKDLLHAPEEGAFIFQNGEAVDHSEDSKDRTIMLLGVSSQKISVRLKRTVAHKTTQTDPSAWVGSEMPAGHLVLSSPRKPAQDGLYVLPSPTSPCPSPVLLRKRAFVKWENKESLIKPKQELHLRLRTYQELEQEINTLKADNDALKIQLKYAQKKIESLQLAKSNHVLAQLDRGNGS from the exons ATGCAGATGGAAACCTGTGTCGAAGTAACCAGCTGTTACAAGTCGTGCTGACCATGCACCGCATCATCATGTCCTCGGCTGAGCTGCTGCAGAAGCTCATGAGCCT ATATAAGGATGCCTTGGAGAAGCAATCTCCGGGAATTTGTCTGAAGATCTGCTATTTTGTCAG GTATTGGATAACAGAATTCTGGATCATGTTCAAAATGGACGCCAGCTTGACCAGCACCATGGAAGAGTTTCAGGACCTGGTGAAAGCCAACGGTGAGGAGTCACACTGCCGCCTCATTGACACGACACAAAT TAATTCTCGAGACTGGTCCAGGAAACTGACCCAGAGGATAAAATCAAACACCAGCAAGAAGCGGAAAGTCTCCCTGCTGTTTGACCATCTGGAACCCGAGGAACTGTCTGAACACCTCACCTACCTTGAGTTCAAGTCCTTCCGAAGGATCTCT ttcTCTGATTATCAAAATTACCTGGTAAATAGCTGTGTGAAGGAGAACCCCACCATGGAGCGGTCCATCGCCCTGTGCAATGGCATCTCCCAGTGGGTACAGCTGATGGTGCTCAGCCGTCCCACCCCGCAGCTGCGCGCAGAGGTCTTCATCAAGTTCATCCACGTGGCTCAG AAGCTCCACCAGCTGCAGAACTTCAACACGCTGATGGCTGTGATCGGGGGGCTGTGCCACAGCTCCATCTCCAGGCTCAAGGAGACAAGTTCACATGTCCCGCATGAGATCAATAAG GTTCTGGGTGAGATGACTGAACTGCTGTCCTCCTGCAGAAACTATGACAACTACAGGCGAGCCTATGGGGAGTGCACCCACTTCAAAATCCCCATCCTGGGGGTGCACCTCAAGGACCTCATTTCCCTGTATGAAGCCATGCCCGACTATCTGGAGGATGGGAAGGTGAACGTCCAAAAGCTCCTGGCCCTTTACAATCATATCAATGAACTGGTCCAGCTGCAAGAGGTGGCCCCACCACTGGATGCCAACAAGGACTTGGTGCACCTGCTAACG TTATCCCTGGATCTGTACTACACAGAAGATGAAATCTATGAGCTCTCCTATGCCCGTGAACCAAGGAACCACAGAGCCCCG CCACTGACTCCTTCGAAGCCGCCAGTTGTAGTGGACTGGGCCTCTGGAGTATCTCCCAAACCAGACCCAAAGACCATTAGCAAACATGTCCAGAGGATGGTGGAT tctgtCTTCAAGAACTACGATCTCGACCAGGATGGATACATCTCTCAGGAGGAGTTTGAAAAGATTGCCGCAagctttccattttccttctgcGTGATGGACAAAGACAG GGAAGGCCTCATCAGCAGGGATGAGATCACAGCCTACTTCATGAGGGCCAGCTCCATCTATTCCAAGCTGGGCCTGGGCTTTCCTCACAACTTTCAAGAGACCACCTACCTGAAGCCTACTTTCTGTGACAACTGTGCTGGCTTT CTCTGGGGAGTGATCAAGCAAGGATTTCGCTGTAAAG ACTGCGGGATGAACTGCCACAAACAGTGCAAAGACCTGGTAGTGTTCGAATGCAAGAAGAGAATCAAGAGCCCAGCAGTATCCACGGAGAACATCAGCTCCGTGGTGCCCATGTCCAACCTCTGCCCACTGGGAACCAAAGATCTGCTCCATG CACCGGAGGAAGGAGCATTTATATTCCAGAATGGGGAGGCTGTGGACCACAGCGAAGACAGCAAGGACCGGACCATCATGCTCCTGGGGGTGTCCTCCCAGAAGATCTCAGTGCGGCTGAAGAGGACTGTTGCCCACAAGACCACCCAGACGGACCCGTCTGCTTGGGTCGGCAGCGAGATGCCGGCTGGCCACTTGGTGCTGTCCTCCCCACGGAAGCCAGCCCAGGATGGTCTGTATGTGCTTCCCAGCCCCACATCCCCATGTCCCAGCCCAGTGCTGCTCCGGAAGCGGGCGTTCGTCAAGTGGGAGAACAAAGAATCGCTTATAAAACCCAAACAAGAGCTTCACCTCAGACTCAGGACCTACCAAGAACTGGAACAG GAGATAAATACCCTGAAAGCCGATAATGATGCCCTGAAGATCCAACTCAAGTACGCACAGAAGAAGATAGAGTCCCTTCAACTTGCGAAAAGCAATCATGTCTTAGCACAGTTGGACCGGGGTAATGGCTCCTAA